From a region of the Pectobacterium aquaticum genome:
- the ugpA gene encoding sn-glycerol-3-phosphate ABC transporter permease UgpA → MTSSRPVFRSSWLPYVLVLPQLLITVIFFIWPAGQALWYSVQNLDPFGLSSEFVGMENFRQLFNNPYYLDSFYTTLIFSFLVAGFGMLISLFLAALVDYVIRASRLYQTLIILPYAVAPAVAAVLWMFLFNPGLGLITHFLGLLGYTWNHAQNSGQAMFLVVLASVWKQISYNFLFFLAALQSIPRSLVEAGAIDGAGPVRRFFNLVLPMISPVSFFLLVVNLVYAFFDTFPIIDAATAGGPVQSTTTLIYKIYREGFAGLDLSSSAAQSVVLMILVIGLTVIQFRFVERKVNYQ, encoded by the coding sequence ATGACATCATCCCGCCCCGTTTTTCGCAGCAGCTGGTTGCCCTACGTGCTGGTGTTGCCCCAACTGCTGATTACCGTGATTTTCTTTATCTGGCCTGCCGGTCAGGCGCTGTGGTATTCGGTGCAGAACCTGGATCCATTTGGGTTATCCAGCGAATTTGTCGGCATGGAAAACTTCAGACAGCTGTTCAATAACCCTTACTACCTTGATTCGTTTTACACCACGCTGATATTCAGCTTTCTGGTGGCAGGGTTTGGCATGCTGATTTCACTCTTTCTGGCCGCGCTGGTGGACTACGTGATCCGTGCCAGCCGCCTGTACCAGACGTTGATCATCCTGCCGTATGCCGTGGCACCCGCCGTTGCTGCCGTGTTGTGGATGTTCTTGTTTAACCCCGGTCTGGGGCTGATCACCCACTTTCTCGGGCTGCTGGGCTATACGTGGAACCACGCACAGAACAGCGGTCAGGCGATGTTTTTAGTCGTACTGGCGTCGGTCTGGAAACAGATTAGCTATAACTTCCTGTTCTTCCTTGCTGCGCTGCAATCGATCCCCCGTTCGCTGGTGGAAGCGGGCGCGATTGATGGTGCTGGCCCCGTTCGGCGCTTCTTCAATCTGGTGCTGCCGATGATTTCTCCGGTGAGCTTCTTCCTGCTGGTGGTCAATCTGGTGTACGCCTTTTTCGATACCTTCCCGATTATCGATGCCGCAACGGCTGGTGGACCGGTGCAGTCGACGACCACGCTGATCTACAAAATTTATCGTGAGGGCTTCGCAGGGCTGGATTTGTCCAGTTCGGCAGCGCAGTCGGTGGTACTGATGATACTGGTTATCGGGCTGACCGTGATTCAGTTCCGTTTTGTTGAGCGGAAGGTGAATTACCAATGA
- a CDS encoding type II toxin-antitoxin system ParD family antitoxin: MPRTTSITIGEQLDDFVSKLIDSGRYSSTSEVIRSALRLLEQQESKTEALKKAIYAGEQSGESSLTLREIAAKKKRERNV, translated from the coding sequence ATGCCTAGAACGACAAGTATTACGATCGGCGAACAACTGGATGACTTTGTCTCCAAATTAATAGATAGCGGTCGCTATAGTTCTACCAGTGAAGTCATCAGGTCAGCGCTTCGCCTTCTTGAGCAACAAGAATCCAAAACAGAGGCTCTGAAAAAAGCGATTTATGCAGGGGAGCAAAGTGGAGAAAGTTCGTTGACGCTGCGTGAAATTGCGGCAAAAAAGAAGCGCGAAC
- the ugpB gene encoding sn-glycerol-3-phosphate ABC transporter substrate-binding protein UgpB, whose translation MFNNTIRKTHAIRTAAACVALALMSASAQAATEIPFWHSMEGELGKEVNSLADRFNQAHSDVKIVPVYKGNYEQNLAAGIAAYRAGNAPAILQVYEVGTATMMASKAIKPVYEVFKESGINFDESVFVPTVSGYYTDAKSGHLLSQPFNSSTPVLYYNKDAFKKAGLDPEQPPKTWQQMAEYTAKLRAAGMKCGYASGWQGWIQIENFSAWHGLPVASKNNGFDGTDAVLEFNKPTQVKHIQLLQDMNKKGDFTYFGRKDEPTEKFYNGDCAITTASSGSLANIREHAKFNYGVGMMPYDADAKGAPQNAIIGGASLWVMGGKDAATYKGVAEFMKFLAEPENAAEWHQKTGYLPITTAAYELTQKQGFYEKNPGADIATRQMLNKPPLPFTKGLRLGNMPQIRTVVDEELESVWTNKKTPQQALDSAVERGNALLRRFEQSTK comes from the coding sequence ATGTTCAACAACACAATTCGTAAAACACATGCTATTCGCACCGCCGCGGCGTGTGTGGCATTAGCGCTGATGAGCGCCAGTGCGCAGGCCGCGACAGAAATTCCTTTCTGGCACTCCATGGAAGGCGAATTAGGGAAAGAAGTGAATTCTCTGGCTGACCGTTTTAACCAAGCGCACAGCGATGTAAAAATTGTGCCGGTCTACAAAGGCAACTACGAACAGAATCTGGCCGCTGGGATTGCGGCCTACCGCGCGGGGAATGCGCCCGCCATTTTGCAGGTCTATGAAGTCGGTACGGCGACCATGATGGCAAGTAAAGCCATCAAGCCAGTCTATGAAGTCTTCAAAGAGTCAGGCATTAATTTCGATGAGTCGGTGTTTGTACCGACCGTCTCCGGTTATTACACCGATGCGAAGAGCGGTCACCTGCTGTCGCAGCCGTTTAACAGCTCCACGCCGGTGCTGTACTATAACAAAGATGCCTTCAAGAAAGCCGGTTTAGATCCAGAGCAGCCGCCGAAAACCTGGCAGCAGATGGCTGAGTACACCGCCAAACTGCGTGCTGCTGGGATGAAGTGCGGCTACGCCAGCGGCTGGCAGGGTTGGATTCAGATTGAAAACTTCAGCGCCTGGCACGGTCTGCCAGTTGCGAGCAAAAACAACGGCTTTGACGGCACCGATGCCGTGTTGGAATTCAACAAACCAACGCAGGTTAAGCACATTCAGCTGTTGCAGGACATGAACAAGAAGGGTGACTTCACCTATTTTGGGCGTAAGGATGAGCCGACCGAGAAATTCTATAACGGCGACTGCGCTATTACGACCGCCTCTTCCGGTTCGCTGGCGAACATTCGGGAACACGCCAAGTTCAACTACGGTGTTGGCATGATGCCGTATGACGCCGATGCGAAAGGTGCACCGCAGAACGCCATTATCGGTGGTGCCAGCCTGTGGGTGATGGGTGGAAAAGATGCCGCGACCTATAAAGGCGTCGCTGAGTTTATGAAATTCCTGGCCGAACCGGAAAATGCTGCTGAATGGCACCAGAAAACCGGTTACCTGCCAATCACTACTGCGGCGTACGAACTGACGCAGAAGCAGGGCTTCTACGAGAAAAACCCAGGTGCGGATATCGCCACGCGTCAGATGCTGAACAAGCCACCGTTGCCGTTCACCAAAGGTCTGCGTTTGGGCAACATGCCGCAAATTCGTACCGTTGTGGATGAAGAATTAGAAAGCGTATGGACCAATAAGAAGACGCCACAGCAGGCGTTGGATAGCGCAGTAGAACGCGGTAACGCGCTGCTGCGTCGCTTTGAACAATCGACGAAGTAA